The genomic DNA GCGTTTATTGTCCTACTATCACCTTTTTCGAACCTACTGCCGAGCAGAATTTGGATGTCGAGACTCATGTGAAGCACATGGAGTTCCTCGCAAAATCTGGATTAGCTGGTGTCGTCGTCCAAGGATCGACTGCGGAGGCTGTAACTCtggacgacgaagagagaaagactGTGCGTATTAAGACAATGGTCCCACCATGATCCCACTGACCTTCCAGACAGCTTATCAGAACTGCGAAAGAGGCTTTCAAAAGATGTGGGAACCACGGACCTGTGATTGCGGGTACAGTTGGTGCTCAGTCTTCTCGCCAAGCTCTTAAACTTTGCCAGGATGCTGCCGAAGCTGGCGCCGATTTCGCACTCGTGCTCCCTCCCTCTTACTACCCAGCTGCCATGTCAGCTGACGCCATCCAGTCGTTCTTTGAAGAAGTAAGTAGCTATATCTAGATCACTTCGTATATATTCGAGGGTGAGCTGACTTAGCCCCGAATCTCTTTAGCTTGCCAGCGCTTCTCCAAttcccatcatcatttattCCTATCCCGGAGTTTGCAGCGGGATCAACATGGACACCGACTTGATTTGTCGACTTGCTCGACACCCTAACATTGCTGGCGTAAAGCACACTGATCATGACGTCGGAAGGATTGGGCGGGAGACTGCTCAGTCTATGGGCAATGCCTTTGGTTGTGAGTATAGTTTACGGAACTTCGGAAAGTGTAGCTGATTTTGCCCTCTCTCAGCTCCTTTCACAATTTTGGGTGGTGCCTCAGACTATCTTCTGGGCACCGTTGCTGTTGGTGGCCAAGGCGCCATTACCGGCATGGCCAATGTCGCTCCTCGCGTCTGCGTCAAAGCTTTTGAGCTCGCACGAGCTGGCCGATACGAGGAAGCTTTGCAGTATGCCAGGGTGATTTCTACTGCCGAATGGGGCATGGGCAAGGGTGCCATCCTCGGGACCAAGGTGAGCATTTCGAATAGTCGACTTTGACGATAGTTAACATTTCAATTAGTACATGACTGCCTGGGCCAATGATTACGCCCCTACAGCGGCTCTTGCTAGAAAACCGTTGCCCCTGTGCCCTGAATCAACCAAGCAACATGTCCGAGCGGTTGGGACCGAGATAGTAGCTCTCGAACGCTCATTGGAACAGCAAGGATGGGCTGGAGCAGCTATGAGGGGAGAAACGCAAAGCGAGAAAGTACTTGCTCCTTCGAAGAAGATCAACGGCATTGTGAACGGTGCGGAAGAAGTGGCCATTTGATTAATTACTTTAGCCTCAAGGTCCTGGAAGATCTGCGATCACAGTCTGTAGTTTTTATCCGCTTTCTATATGCATTTAATACTCCGATGATAGTGTCTGACAATACACGAATCGGATAGCCTATGAACAACAAGGGCATCCCCCCATACCCTCATCCATCAAACTCTCTATCCGTTCAATACGATCAGAAAGCTTATCCATGGCAGCATTGAGTATGTCCATTTGACCTATACTCTCAGAGTTAGTTATGGTCATAACCGAAATGCTCGTGTTTTACCTTGCCGATACACGGCGCACATCCTCCGCACCTCCTCTCTTGCGTCCACCACTTTAATTTGGCTCCCGGTTCTAAGTTTCTCCAATTTATCCTCCAGCATCCCGCCCAGCATGCCTAGCacatcaagctcaagctgcatttctctctcctccttttcatgCAAGGCatgttcatcatcatcatccacttcatcTTCTACGTTCCCACCACCTAATAACACCCTCATGATTTCCAACAAACGCTTATCGACCTCCCCATTTCTTCTCAGCTCAAATCGCTCTCTGGCATCGAGACCTTTGGACTGTAGCCTTTCATTAATGGGTTCTGGTAAGGAAGCAATTCCTAATCGAAGGTTGACAATATCGTCCGGATTAGAGTCAAGTACGAAACCATACCCAAGTAAAAGTTCTTCGTTTGGCTTTGCACCATAATTGTTGAACAACTGTGAACCAGATTCACAAACTGATGAAGAAACAAGGGAAATTGAAGGGACCCCTCGCGAGCCGTTGGGAATAGACACCAATGATGAGAGCCAAAGAATGGGTTGGCCACGAGCGTCTGTTCTGTATTAGCAATAGCCTGAAATCCCAGATGAAGTCTCACGATTGAAGATATCCACACcggggagaagagcaggtTTCGAAACCCCGTCAATTCTGGTGGGCTGAGGAGTCATCTCACCGTCTGGAGGGAGATCGAGTAATTTAGAGGGGAATGCTCGTGAGGACATATAAGTAGCAGTGGCCAGATATCTCTCCCTGGGCGGCAAAAATAAGTTCAACGGTGTTTGGATATGGCGTTCGAAGATTGAAAGTACTCACCATGTCAaaccatcctctttcaaaaCGGACCTCAACGCTGCTGACTCAGCAGACCACTCTTTCCTGCGATCCTCTACTGCGCCGAGAAGATTACTGCCGGACAACAACTGCAGTTCTGATTCGGTGAAGTACAACGGTGTAGATAGATTTGACGCTGGGGGCAACGATGCCAAGTATGTCTTATGCACCAATGATCGCGGCCATTCTCTACGCCGAACAACGATTAGGACAATATGCAAGTCTACTGACTTACGTCTCGGGTCTCTCCTGATAAATCCAATGAAACCCCAGATATGCACCGATTCTCATCCTTTCGTTCCATGGCTTCCCTTCTTTAGCATGGCCTTTGGGCCAAATCAGCTGCCCTTTTTCAACTCCTGCAATCTCGCACACGGCTTGTGTGGCAAGCTCAGAAGTCACagcaagggaaaaaggaCAGGATACTAATTTCTCCTCAGGCTTTATGGTATTGTCTGCGAATACAGACAGTCCTGTTGACTCATCTACCTAAATCTATTAATTCTGGGACTGGGTCTGTCTGGGGATAGGCAGAAGGAAATGTCTCACTTGGAGCTTTGCAGAGGGATGGAAATAACCTCCGTTCGAGACAATCCAGTCAATTAGCTCTGTGGCCTGTGTCATGTGAGGTGGCATGACTGTATAATGTTAGGTCTTTGAGGTTGTTTCGAGAGGTTGTTGAATTAttagtagtagtagtagtaataattaataataataatgagTTAAGAAGCAACAAGAAGactaaaaaaaaaggtggaggaaatgaCGTGTGATTTGATTGTGATCGCGGGCGAACGAGGAGTACGATACATCCATTCAATAATCACGGTGGAGATCGACTACATGACTCTCCTCACCCGAGACCTCTCCGCTACGGCCAGCAATGTCCATCCCCGTATCATCAGACCCCTCCAAGAGAAGCTGGCCCCAAAAGATCTTCGACAAATGCAAAGAACAACCTTTTGTGCCCCTCGGTACGCCTAGCCCTCACTACTCCGGCCCAACGTCCAGCTAATGTCTTCGTCTAGGTGCTGGTGCGACCGTAGCTGCACTCCTCGGGGCCAGCTACCATCTGAGAAAAGGTAATAGGACGCGATTCAATCAGTTTTTAAGATTCCGAATCTAGTAGGTCATTTCACTCTTTAccatgaagaggaagacgagttTATTGACTTGTCTATAGTGCTCAAGGTGTGACCGTTGTGGCCCTATTGATCTATGGAAGTCAAGAACTTGCTGCCAGAGAAAAGGCTGGCGTTGTAAAGCGCAAGGATGACCGCAGTATGTTGTAAATGAGCACATGCCTCATGACTGACTCGTAATATTTCAGTTGTTGTCTACCCGCAAACGTCTCCTTCCCCGGCTGCTCCTGAGCCCTTCGTGCGCTCTGATGAACCTTCTGCCTTACCGGAATCACTATCTTCTGCTGTTGACGCTAAGTCTAATGCCTACCCtctgaggaaggaggagagaatgaaggTGTCTGAGTTCGCgaagaggttgaaggaggCAGAAGCGCTgcaaaaagaggaagatgtaTCGAGACGCCGGTAAGGGATGACTGTATAATTGTGTGAAAATTCGAATGAAGCAAAATGAGGTTACAAGCTACACATATGTACCAGTACAGACCATAGAATCTAGCATGCATCCGCCACCATTCATCTGCTGTTTCACTGTCTGGCCGGTGTGACTTTTGAGTCAAGTGACCCAGGGATCAGGACCACACTGTTGGTATGCATTTTTCGTACGTagcaaaaaaaagagaataTAGGTCAGAGGAAATGACATTACATCTACTATTAGTAGATGGAtgcggtggtggaggttgacCACAAGTCGCCAGTCATCGGTCCCTCAGTCGCAACGACGCTTTCGCTTGAATCATTCGgccttctttcttgatCCTTGACTTGTTTTTAAAGCgtgtctcttctttcaacaactATTCCTCGGGTCTTCACATTTGTTTTTGTAAACTTTATCATGCATCAAAACAACCCATACCTGAAGCAGAAGCCAGATTTCGCTCGATTGGCTTCTAGATACCCAAAATTTGCTCCCTTGTAAGTCTTTTGTCTTCTGTGATTGAAAAGGGTACTAATCAATAGAACCACTAAGCGTCAGCGTTTCCGAGGATGGATACACTTCTATCAACTTTCAGGATCCAACTGCTTTGAGGGAATTGACCAAGTGcttgttgaaagaagattggaaTCTGGATGTAGATTTGAGAGAGGACAGGCTTTGCCCAACTGTGAGCTTCGTGTCAGTTCGAATTGTGCGACATCAACCTTACTTCCTATGATAGATACCCAATAGGTGGGTCTTATTTCTCTACTTCACACAGTGGATATTATTCAATAAGTGCAGGCTAGATTATATCTACCACGTGCTCGACCTCGAACCACACCTcccgtcctcttctttgagaCCTCTACGAATCCTTGATATGTGAGTACTAGCAGCCATCATAGAATTAAGGAAAGCTGACACCATTCTTCAAATAGAGGAACAGGAGCGACGGCTATCTACCCTATTTTACTGGCTCGACTCCGCCCAGATTCTCGTATTGTTGCTACAGGTGGATTGTACTTGAATAGGTCAAGTATAGGCGCTGACTACTGTCAGAGATCGATGAAAGTTCCTACAACCATGCCAAGGCAACACTTGAGAAGAACAATATACCTCCGTCTTCAATCACCGTACTGAAATCACCTACACCTGATCcaatcctctttccattaTTGGAATGCAAGGGCAAGTCTGAGGACTGGGACCTCACAATATGTAATCCTCCCTTTTTTGCGTCCTCACAGGAAATGCTGCAAGGGATGGAACTAAAAGATAGACAAGCTCATGCAGTGAGTCGTATGCACGCCCCCAAATGAGCGACATTTACTAACAAGCACCCATTTAGGCCCCGACTGCGTCTGATAATGAACTGATTaccagaggaggagaacTTGCTTTCATAACAAGTATGATACGAGAAAGTATTGACATAGGGCACAAGTGCACGTACGTTTCTCAAGAAGCACGAGCATGTTGATCAAGGCTAATACTCATAGGCTAGGTGGTATACAACACTAGTGGGAAAGTACTCGTCTTTGCAGCCCCTCATAGAGACTTTGCGGGAATTCAAGGTATTTAGGTAATGTGCGGTTAATGCAAGCGAGACACTTATGTCAAAACCAGATTGACAACTACTTTGTCATCAATATGAAGCAATCCCGGACTTCTCGATGGATACTTGGCTGGTCTCACACCATGACACGACTTCCTGATGTAAGGACTTATTATTTGCTATCGCAGAGGAGAAATTAACATGTACTGCGCCGTCTCAGAGCATAACCAGACCCTATGCGATCATGGAAAATACGACATTTGCTCAGCTTTTACCATCTTCAAATACCGTGCGATTCAATGCCCCACCACCCGTATCGCTTACGACACTGAAAGCCAAGGTGCTCGATGTCCTTCGAACTGTCGCTTTAGACCCCTCGAAAGATAGTCCGGATCCTTCACAATATGAGGGTGAGACGCAGAACTCCGTACTGATCTCCCCCAGGATCAATACGTGGTCCCGGGCTGCTCGCCGAATGGCCGCAAGGCAAGAAAGCAAAGCGGAGCCAGAAGGTCAAGGGGAAGCGAGCAAACCACTTACCCTCTTTCGCTGTAGAATTAAGTACGTCAATAGCCACACGAGGCCAATGGACGGATCACCATCTTTAGAGATTGACTGGCTCGAAGGGAGACGAGAAGATCGAGAAGTTTGGGAAAGTTTTTGCAATTTCTTGTTAAGCAAATTAGGATTAAGCAGAAAGCGTCAAGCGGAAGCCGAATCAGATGGTCGTCCTCTGAAAAGCTCAGGAAGACGGTTCCAGGGGAACTATGCAAGGGGCCGCATGGCGATGTAACAAGAGCGGGATGGCAAGACAACTAGCGAAAGAGCCGTTTGAATTAAAATCGAATATGCGCTGCATGCATTTGATGACTAGTTAGTGAGCACTAAAGGAGTGTCTTGCCCAACCACTCCTGGAATGCTTGACATTCGACCTTCGGATCCTCATCGAATGCGTGATCTGCCCCTTCAACCCTTTCGATTACGAGATCTCCACTGGCCCTACCCAGTGCCTCAATCGTCTTCTCCATGGGTTGCACTTTATCGTCAATGGTGCCATAcacaaagaagattggAACGTGATACTTTGCCTTGCTCGACTTGGAAGCAATTTCCAGGCGATGAGGGATGGacaaagagagaggagagggacGGAACGCATCGAGACCTTGTCCAACTGAACGCTGAGTAAGGAAcaggagggaagggaaaagagaatgTTGAAGCATATATGGATATAGGATAGATCGAGGTCCACCGGAGACAGCAGAGCAGACAGGCGCTGCTTTGGTGTCGATATGAGGCTTCGCTTGAGCGTGCGAGATGCTATGATTTGTCGATTTAGAAATTATATGTCACTATGGGCTCACTTACCTGTTGCCATTCATCCATGGTACTGGATTCGTCTCTGTCGCCCAGAATTTGTCCGTGAGATCAGTGATGGGATAGAAAGGTGCGAGGCATTTGATGGCCTCATTCTTCAATCCTCTATAAGCTCCAATCTCTTCGTCGCCAACTTCATCAGGTACTCTCAAGCCTGCTATCAATGCCAGATAGCCCCCCGCGGAACCCCCTGAAAGGCAGATCCTAGAAACATCTATCTTATGATCaccctttccatccttgaCCAATCTGTCGTTGAGCCTGGTTTGAATGTAGTCGAAGAGAACAGTAACCTCAGAGAGGATATCAAGGATAGAGACCTGAGGAGCGAGGCGATAGTTGGGCGAAATGATTGCTACACTTTCATCAGGGCGTCCATCGCCTCTGGTGTAAGCGTGTGAAGGCAATCGCCTGaaatgaggaggaagatttTCTTTATTTCCCTGTAGCAAACCACCGCCGTGGAACCAGATGACAAGGGGGTGGCCAGAAGGGCCGGCAGGGGTAGAAGGAAGATAAAGATCGAAATCAACAGCCAGAGGTTCCGAGTCGAACGTGGCTGCTGGAAAAGTGCGGTAGACAATAGTAAGGTCAGGCTCCGGAATAGGTAAAGTATGTTCATCATTCGCCGCAGGTCCTGTTTCGACAGCCGAGCTAGCCTTGTCTTGATTATCTTCGACAGTGGATGTATCTTCATGGTTGAATGAAGGAGTGGCTTGGCGTAAGTTGCATCCTATGGTATCAACCTTAGCAGCCGATGCAATGGTACCAATGAGGCCGCGGATATTGATATTTCCGGAGAGAACAAGGTGAGAGAGCTCCGGCATGGCCTTCTCACTGATCCCAAGACTTTGAACATCAAGAACACCCGAAACGTTGTTATTTTCTATGTTGAGGACCCTCATATGCTTAAGATTGACACTGGCCAGTGCCTTCAGACCCTCCTGAGTGATGGTATTGCTCCCAAGACTCAAATGACGAAGCACTGGAAGTATAGGTCTTTCTGACTTGAGAGCGGTTTGACGTTGGATGGCGGTAGTGAAAAATCCAGAGCCATAGCGGAGGCCTTCTTCAGAAGGCCCTATGGGTGAATCAAAAGATAGGGTAGTAATTGAATTGTGCGAGATATCCAGAACCTGAAGTTGGGGAAGCAAAAGGACAGAACGAGGAATGGATGGTAGCGAATTGTGGCTTGAAACCAGTTAATGCTTGTCCAAAACAAAGCGAGAAGACCCACGAAAGATCCAGAGAGCTCAAACGAAGGAGGTCAGAGAGGGCATCGGGAACCCCTTTGAGAAGGTTTTTGCTTAACTAAAGTACATATGAGCACGCGAACAGGTGAGGAATATTGAGAGTTGCACACATCCAGGATTTTCAATCCTCCAAACATTCCAATTTCCCTGTCAATCTCCACGAGCTTGTTATTCCCAATTCTCAGGGTGGTAAGTTCCTCTGGTTCTGACCagatatcttcttctttcctccaagtgCGAAACGCCAAGCCCTGCTGACTATTGTCTACGTCTatttcatcatctacaGCAAAAGGGCTAGTACCGATTGCAGTGCGTGAGCGTGAGGCAGCTAATGATTCCCTCGgcggggaaggaggagggggaggatTGGAAAGGTCGGTAGTCGAAAGCCCCAGAAGGGATATGTACACTTTTGGGGGGATGcgctcaagctcaagggAAGCAATATCTAATTTACCTGAACACCCAACGTTAGCCGAACATCAGCTTCTTTACTTTCCCGTGCATAGTTTTCACCTGAGCTTACCTGATTTAGcggccttcttcaactgcCCTTCCACAGTCTTGTCCTCTAGCAGATCTGCCCCACTCCCGTCTAAGTGAACAAATCCTCTGGGAGTACCCGCTCTTTTGCCAGCCGGGCTACCGTAAGTTTGGAGGTCGCCGGTTCTCTGAGATTTGGGAGTGTTGCGGAGTTCTGCACGACGGGCCGCTATGGTTTCGCGAATAGAAGGCCGAGCTGGGGAGTTTTGTGCTGAGACAGGCATCTTGGTCAATCTGATGCCGATGGGAATATGCAAACAGAAAACGAGAAAGTGATATTTGATGATGTGCGTGGTTTGTTTGGTGCGACAAACATTCCAGCCTGAAATCAGACACCGGTGCTTAAAAAGTGGAGGTCTCATAACTACCCAAGTCTTACGTAACAAATAATTAACAAAGCGATTGTTAGGATGGACAGCAGCGGAACGGGAAAGCACTCATCCGAGTCATTCCTGTCATTCCCATGCATTATTGCCCATATATCTTTAGCAGAACCTCCTACTCTGCATCCCTAATAGCACATGCCATTTTTACAACTTCAGCCATCTCTCTAGGCTCATGGACTCTTAAGATGTCCACAACTCCACTGGAAGCGCACCAACCGCTGACAGCCGCATCTCCAAAACTCCTCTCTTTTGGTACAGCCCGTTTTATGGTCTGACCTACAAATCCCTTTCTGCTGGCACCTACTAACATCGGAagtctctccagtccgGTCCCTGGAAGGACAAGATCAGGCAGGTGTTTGAGCAATGTTAAGCTTTGAGAGGAAGACTTGGCAAAGCCCAAGCCAGGATCGAGGATGATATTCCATCGTTTGACGCCAGACTTCAAGGCCTGCTCTACCAAGACCCTCATCTCCTGTATCACACCCTTGATGACACCTCCGTGGCTATCATAATCCTGGACATCCGCTGCAATCATGGTTTTTGAATCACCCCTAGAATGCATCAGAACAACAGGAACGTCTGCTTCTGCCATGACCCGCAACATTCCTGGCTCTTGTCCGCCACGGACGTCGTTAATGATGGATGCACCAGCTTCAACAGCAGCCTTGGCAACTGACGGTCGATAAGTGTCAACTGATATCGGAATCGATGCAACGATGGGATTACTTGATGATCGGATGGCTTTGACAAGTGGGATAACGCGACTGagctcgtcttcctctgaaCAGGGTTCAGAACCTGGGCGCGTGGACATTCCCCCAATGTCGAGAATAGCCGGAGGCTCAGGTCCTTTTAACAGCTTTTCGCAAGCGGCGAGCGCATATTCGACATTCGTCCTGGCGGGATCGCCATCAGAAAATGAATCTGGTGTTGTATTGAAGATGGCCATGATGTATGGGGAGGCAGGGATGGAAAGCCTaaggggagaagagtgAGAGTGTAAGGGGATTATaggtgaaagagatggcGGAAACGTGGTTGGAAGACTGGCGAGAAGCTGGCCGACGGATCGGCGAAGCGCAGGGTGCGTGAACTCTGGATCAATgctttggagatggtcagTCCCTGGAACTTCCACCTTCAAAAAAGCAGTTTTAAACGTACTCGGCCAGCGGCCTCAAAACAAACTCTCGCTCACGTAGTCTTTTGTGAGGGCATTCTAACCATTTGATCCCatgttcatcttcctcatcagtTTCGTTGCCAATTTTAACCACTCGGTGACCATAAAAGACCAAATCTAGATCGATGACTCGAGGACCATTCGTGAATGTCTTTGTACGCCCGACAGCTTTCTCTATGTGTTTGAGCAATCGAAGAACTTCCAAGGGCTCAAGTGGTGTAGCTAGCTGCGGGGAAGTTAAACAGATATCTTCACAGATACGTCCGCAGTAACTTACCTCAATGACACCATTGATGAACCGGTCCTGATCTTCCACATACATCGGTTCACTCTCGTACAGTCTACTAGTACCTAGCAATTTACATCCAGCCTCCTCTAAAAGGCTTACGGCTCTTGTGATGTTGGCTACTCTGTCACCGATATTGGAGCCGACAGCCACGAATACCCTCTCAAGGGCTTCGCGTGGCGCATTGCAAGCGGTGCCAGATGGTAGACTTGGCGCATAGTCGGCCTGTGAGCGATGAATCGTGATGCTTGGAGTAGCGAAAGGTATTGCCGATGGTTTCCTGATTGTAATTTCTAGATGAGATTGAGTGGGATCCCCCAGATAGCGACTCTTCAGAAGATGTTGTCCCAGTTCGTGGTTCAGCGATTCGATAGTTCCGTAAGCCGAGTTGCTCACAAACTGTCACCACGTTTTGTTAGTGATGGAAGATAATTGAGCACAAGTGCTGCTAGCACAACTTACGTCGTATATTTCATCTGCAAATCCCTTGTGTCCCCAAACATTCCAGTCGCCTCCTCTGACCTTGACATCCAACTCCAgcctctgcttctcttttctctcatGCTCATGTAGTCCCACAATACACACTACCTTCAAGTCCCGGATTGTACAGCTCCTGCCGGTTTCTTCGCCATTTTTGGCATAGGACGCCTTGTACACAGCTTCTAGAGCATGTAGCAGTGCCTTTGGAAGGCCTAGACGGATATCTACGCTCTGGACATCATCAAACCCTAGCGGGATGGCACTGACAGCGCGCATCAGCTCCCATGGTCCGCTCCATACCTTTTCGGCATCATTCGCAAGGGCATATACCGCTTTGGATACTGAAGAGTAGTTTACTCCAAGGCCTGCCATGGAGTCCCCTGCGGCGGTGGCAGAGACAGAGTTGGGGACGAGGTGAATTgtgagggagagaagggctGGACAGGGAGGGGACGGGGTGAGGTGAAAGGCGGACGGACCTAGGCCGTGTGGCAGGTGAAGTgtgagagatgagatggttATCGTATCCGGGGGCATGCTTGAAGAGTTATGCAAGCGGTTGTGGTTCAAAATAATGTACTGCAGATTCCCAGATCGGTGTCGAAGAAAGCgaaataataataatgtaAGAATGACCTCCACCGCGCTGCTCGACTGCTATTGATTACTACGCATGTCGGTACTGGTTCGTCCGTCCGTTCCGGGTCTctgctcatcttcttctctcccgcTTTAATACAAGAATCATTCAGCATGTTGAGTGAGTCGGCCCACAGAGCAATGCCACTGTATCGTATCCGTCTGCTCACAACTCACAGTCGTCGGTCTTACCGGCGGCATCGCTTCCGGTGCGTCTCTCCAATTCGGCTGCTCTTGGCCTTCCGGTCTCACACAGCTGATCTCTCAAAGGCAAATCAACCGTCTCCAAACTGCTCTCTGAAagacatcatcttccgatTATAGATGCTGATCTCATTGCTCGCGAGGTCATTGAGCCTGGCACATCCGGTTACTCCCTCGTTGTCTCACACTTTGGCCCTGACCGCATCTTGCAGGAAGACGGAGTATCGCTCGATAGAGGAGCTATAGGTGATATCATATTTCATGATCctgaggaaagaaagtggTTGAATGGGGTCGTGCACccgagggtgaagaaggaaatggtcAAACGGATCATAAGATATTGGCTAAATGGGGAATGGTGTGTGATCGTCGATGTGCCGCTATTGATTGAAGCGGGTATGTGGAAGTGGGTGGGGGATACTGTCGTGGTATATGTGTATGTTCTTGATGGCGCGCCAAGGCTTACATGGAAACCATTTCTAACCGGGTGTCTGTGTAGCAATGAGCGTCTCCAGCTGTCGCGCCTCCTCGGTCGCCAATCTAATCCTCCTTTGACCCAATCCCAAGCTTCAAGCCGAATTGCATCTCAGTTACCACTGTCGGCCAAGCTTTCCTACGCCACGTCTGTCATTGACAATTCCGGTTCATTTTCAGACCTGAACGACCAGGTCGATAGGACGGTTGCCAAGTGGAAGGCACAGCAAGGCGGAGATTCAggttggtggtggagggttTGCTGGTTAGTACCGCCCGTGGGGCTAGCAGCTGGTGCATTGAGCTTGCTAGCTgtttggaggaagggcaaaaaagacaggaggagagggagaggagaggtCTCAAGGAGGGACAATTCCGAGCAAGCATCAGAAAGGATAGAGCTCATGGAACTGAAGGGGGGAAGACGGAGAACTGCGAGTGGGAGTGTCACGGACGAAGAATAAATGTTACATTATGGTAGTCACGTTAAATGCTTGCATTAATGCAGGATGAAATGCTGCCCTGCATTTTACGAATGATAATGTCGCACAGTGGTGGTGTCGCTTCGTAAATGTTGCATGGCTGATATCAAACAGCCGCATATCGTACAAACAGCCAAAATCATACTGGTGGTAGAAAGTCCACGACTAAGATCAAACGCCCCT from Cryptococcus neoformans var. neoformans JEC21 chromosome 3 sequence includes the following:
- a CDS encoding cytoplasm protein, putative; amino-acid sequence: MPPHMTQATELIDWIVSNGGYFHPSAKLQVDESTGLSVFADNTIKPEEKLVSCPFSLAVTSELATQAVCEIAGVEKGQLIWPKGHAKEGKPWNERMRIGAYLGFHWIYQERPETEWPRSLVHKTYLASLPPASNLSTPLYFTESELQLLSGSNLLGAVEDRRKEWSAESAALRSVLKEDGLTWERYLATATYMSSRAFPSKLLDLPPDGEMTPQPTRIDGVSKPALLPGVDIFNHARGQPILWLSSLVSIPNGSRGVPSISLVSSSVCESGSQLFNNYGAKPNEELLLGYGFVLDSNPDDIVNLRLGIASLPEPINERLQSKGLDARERFELRRNGEVDKRLLEIMRVLLGGGNVEDEVDDDDEHALHEKEEREMQLELDVLGMLGGMLEDKLEKLRTGSQIKVVDAREEVRRMCAVYRQGQMDILNAAMDKLSDRIERIESLMDEGMGGCPCCS
- a CDS encoding folic acid and derivative biosynthesis-related protein, putative; its protein translation is MPPDTITISSLTLHLPHGLGPSAFHLTPSPPCPALLSLTIHLVPNSVSATAAGDSMAGLGVNYSSVSKAVYALANDAEKVWSGPWELMRAVSAIPLGFDDVQSVDIRLGLPKALLHALEAVYKASYAKNGEETGRSCTIRDLKVVCIVGLHEHERKEKQRLELDVKVRGGDWNVWGHKGFADEIYDFVSNSAYGTIESLNHELGQHLLKSRYLGDPTQSHLEITIRKPSAIPFATPSITIHRSQADYAPSLPSGTACNAPREALERVFVAVGSNIGDRVANITRAVSLLEEAGCKLLGTSRLYESEPMYVEDQDRFINGVIELATPLEPLEVLRLLKHIEKAVGRTKTFTNGPRVIDLDLVFYGHRVVKIGNETDEEDEHGIKWLECPHKRLREREFVLRPLADIDPEFTHPALRRSVGQLLASLPTTFPPSLSPIIPLHSHSSPLRLSIPASPYIMAIFNTTPDSFSDGDPARTNVEYALAACEKLLKGPEPPAILDIGGMSTRPGSEPCSEEDELSRVIPLVKAIRSSSNPIVASIPISVDTYRPSVAKAAVEAGASIINDVRGGQEPGMLRVMAEADVPVVLMHSRGDSKTMIAADVQDYDSHGGVIKGVIQEMRVLVEQALKSGVKRWNIILDPGLGFAKSSSQSLTLLKHLPDLVLPGTGLERLPMLVGASRKGFVGQTIKRAVPKERSFGDAAVSGWCASSGVVDILRVHEPREMAEVVKMACAIRDAE
- a CDS encoding dephospho-CoA kinase, putative, with product MLIVGLTGGIASGKSTVSKLLSERHHLPIIDADLIAREVIEPGTSGYSLVVSHFGPDRILQEDGVSLDRGAIGDIIFHDPEERKWLNGVVHPRVKKEMVKRIIRYWLNGEWCVIVDVPLLIEAGMWKWVGDTVVVYVNERLQLSRLLGRQSNPPLTQSQASSRIASQLPLSAKLSYATSVIDNSGSFSDLNDQVDRTVAKWKAQQGGDSGWWWRVCWLVPPVGLAAGALSLLAVWRKGKKDRRRGRGEVSRRDNSEQASERIELMELKGGRRRTASGSVTDEE